ACATGAAAATTGCCGATTTATCTCCCCGTAACGAGTTTACTCCCCGTCACATTGGACCCACAGATTCAGACATCCACGATATGTTGAAAACTTTAGGTTTCAACTCTTTGGAGCAAATGGCTGACAAAGTGATTCCTGCGCAAATTCGTACACAGCACAAGTACGATGACGTTGGTAACGGAATTTCTGAATACGATCTTTTGAACTATCTGAAAAAGATGGTGAGCAAAAACAAAGTTTACAAAAGCTATATCGGCATGGGCTATCACGACACCATCACGCCGACAGTAATTCAAAGAAACGTTTTTGAAAATCCTGTTTGGTACACAGCCTACACACCTTATCAGCCGGAAATTTCGCAAGGCCGCTTGGAAGCTCTTTTGAATTTCCAAACAATGATCTCGGATCTTGCAGGCATGGAAATTTCCAACGCCTCTTTGTTGGATGAGGGAACGGCCGCTGCGGAAGCGATGTTCATGGCGCATGCTCTTTGCAAGAACAAAGCGAACACTTTCATCGTTTCTCCTGACATGCATCCGCACGTGATCGAAGTTTTGGGAACGCGCGCGGAGCCGTTGGGCTTCGAGATGATCGTCATGGATCCTGCGAAGTACGATTTCTCTAAACCTGTGTTCGGCGTGTTCTTCCAATATCCAAACACCAACGGCGTAATTGAAGATTACTCCGCTCTTGCAAAAACCTACAAAGACCACGGCGCTCTTGTAACGGCGTCTGCGGATTTGTTGGCGATGACTCTTTTGACGCCTCCGGGAGAATGGGGCGCAGACATCGTTGTCGGTAACTCACAACGTTTCGGTGTGCCACTCGGCTACGGAGGCCCTCACGCAGGGTTCATGGCGACGAAAGACGCTTACAAGCGTTTGATGCCAGGCCGTCTTGTCGGCGTGAGTGTCGATTCTCAAGGTAAAAAAGCGTTGCGTTTGGCTTTGCAAACTCGCGAACAACATATCCGTCGTGAAAAAGCGACTTCCAATATTTGTACGGCACAAGTTCTATTGGCAAACATGGCTTCCATGTACGCGGTTTATCACGGCCCGCAAGGCTTGAAAAAAATCGCTCTGCGCGTTCAGCGCATGACAGGTATTTTGGCTGAAGGATTGAATAAGCTTGGTTTTGCTGTCGCAAAAACTCCGTTCTTCGATACCATCACTGTGACAACAGACAAAGCGGCTGCGATTGTCGCGCAAGCAGATCAAATGCAAATCAACTTCCGCAATTTCGGCAACAACAAGTTGGGTATCTCTTTGAATGAGACGACGACTTTGGAAGATGTTGAAATGATCTGGGCGGCATTCAATCTTGGCAACATGGCGGGCTTTACCGCTTTGTCGATCGACGAAGCGATGAAAGACGTTGAAGTTCCTGCGAAGCTGACTCGTACTTCCGCTTACATGACTCATATGGTGTTTAACTCTCACCACAGCGAAACAGAAATGCTTCGCTACATCCACTCTTTGCAAAACAAAGATTTGACGTTGACTCATTCCATGATCCCATTGGGATCTTGCACGATGAAGCTCAATGCCACGACAGAGCTTGTTCCTGTTTCATGGCCTGAGATCAGCAAACTTCATCCGTTTGCTCCGACGTCTCAAGCGGCGGGCTTGATCGAAATGATTCACGATCTTGAAAAGAAGTTGGCGGACATTACGGGCTTCGCGGCTGTCAGCTTGCAACCAAATGCGGGTTCGCAAGGTGAATACGCGGGTCTATTAGTGATTCGTAAGTATCATCATTCTCGCGGCCAAGGTCATCGTAACATCTGCTTGATCCCATCTTCTGCGCACGGAACAAATCCTGCGTCCGCAGCGCTTGTGAACATGCAAGTTGTTGTGGTGGCGTGTGACGACCAAGGAAACGTGGACGTTGCCGATCTTAAAGCGAAAGCAGAACAACATCGCGACAACTTGGCGGCGTTGATGATCACGTACCCTTCGACTCACGGTGTGTTCGAAGAAGGTATCGTTGAAATCTGCAAGATCATCCACGACAACGGCGGACAAGTTTACATGGATGGAGCCAACATGAATGCTCTTGTTGGCATGTGCCGTCCTGGAACTTTCGGTCCTGACGTGTCTCACATGAACCTGCATAAAACATTCTCGATTCCTCACGGTGGTGGCGGTCCTGGCGTCGGCCCGATCGGTGTTGCGGCTCACTTGAAAGAGTTCTTACCGACACACTCTTTGGTTCCTGAAGCGGGTCCTGCAAAAGGGATCTCGGCGGTGTCATCGGCACCTTGGGGTTCTGCGAGCATTCTGCCGATCTCTTGGGCGTACATCACCATGATGGGCGCTGAAGGATTGAGAAAAGCGACTCTTGTCAGTATCTTGAGCGCAAACTACATTGCGAAAAAGTTGGAACCGCACTTCCCTGTTCTTTACAAAGGGAAAAACGGGCTTGTGGCGCACGAATGTATCGTGGACGTTCGCGAGATCAAAAAAACTTCCGGCATCGACGTGACAGACGTTGCAAAACGTTTGATGGACTTCGGCTTCCATGCTCCGACAATGAGCTTCCCGGTTGCGGGAACTTTGATGATCGAACCGACAGAATCCGAGCCGAAAAAAGAAGTCGACCGTTTCATTGAGTCTATGATCGCGATTCGCAAAGAAATCACGGCGATTGAATCCGGCAAAATGGATAAAGAAAACAACGCCTTGAAAAATTCTCCGCACACAGCGCAGATGATGATGAAACCTGAATGGAATCATCCTTACTCTCGCGAAGAAGCTGTGTACCCTGTCGAGTGGTTGCGCGCTAACAAGTACTGGCCCACTGTCGGCCGCGTGGACAACGCTTACGGCGACAGAAACCTTATTTGCTCTTGCCCCCCGCTAGAGGATTATCAATAACACCGCGGAAAAAGATACCAGGTACCTTTTTCCCACGGGAACTCTTGGATGAAAAAAGTTTTGCTCATTCGCCTAGATAAAATCGGAGACCTGATCTGCACCATGTGTGTCGATCAGGTTTCTTTTTTAAAAGGTCACG
This region of Bdellovibrio sp. 22V genomic DNA includes:
- the gcvP gene encoding aminomethyl-transferring glycine dehydrogenase, which encodes MKIADLSPRNEFTPRHIGPTDSDIHDMLKTLGFNSLEQMADKVIPAQIRTQHKYDDVGNGISEYDLLNYLKKMVSKNKVYKSYIGMGYHDTITPTVIQRNVFENPVWYTAYTPYQPEISQGRLEALLNFQTMISDLAGMEISNASLLDEGTAAAEAMFMAHALCKNKANTFIVSPDMHPHVIEVLGTRAEPLGFEMIVMDPAKYDFSKPVFGVFFQYPNTNGVIEDYSALAKTYKDHGALVTASADLLAMTLLTPPGEWGADIVVGNSQRFGVPLGYGGPHAGFMATKDAYKRLMPGRLVGVSVDSQGKKALRLALQTREQHIRREKATSNICTAQVLLANMASMYAVYHGPQGLKKIALRVQRMTGILAEGLNKLGFAVAKTPFFDTITVTTDKAAAIVAQADQMQINFRNFGNNKLGISLNETTTLEDVEMIWAAFNLGNMAGFTALSIDEAMKDVEVPAKLTRTSAYMTHMVFNSHHSETEMLRYIHSLQNKDLTLTHSMIPLGSCTMKLNATTELVPVSWPEISKLHPFAPTSQAAGLIEMIHDLEKKLADITGFAAVSLQPNAGSQGEYAGLLVIRKYHHSRGQGHRNICLIPSSAHGTNPASAALVNMQVVVVACDDQGNVDVADLKAKAEQHRDNLAALMITYPSTHGVFEEGIVEICKIIHDNGGQVYMDGANMNALVGMCRPGTFGPDVSHMNLHKTFSIPHGGGGPGVGPIGVAAHLKEFLPTHSLVPEAGPAKGISAVSSAPWGSASILPISWAYITMMGAEGLRKATLVSILSANYIAKKLEPHFPVLYKGKNGLVAHECIVDVREIKKTSGIDVTDVAKRLMDFGFHAPTMSFPVAGTLMIEPTESEPKKEVDRFIESMIAIRKEITAIESGKMDKENNALKNSPHTAQMMMKPEWNHPYSREEAVYPVEWLRANKYWPTVGRVDNAYGDRNLICSCPPLEDYQ